A window from Nocardioides mesophilus encodes these proteins:
- a CDS encoding MFS transporter — MGWGFIVLYAVSYTGGSLLFLAPLLVSLALKVNDLVGIDAAPRNLALVTGVGSLLAIIANPLFGRLSDRTTSRVGMRRPWMVTGVAVGAAGTLVVATASNIATVLIGWCVCQVFFNATLAAQAAVLPDQVPSQQRGLVSGLLGLSVPAASVAGTYLVQSFDYSTVLMFTVPCAVGGIAVLLFTWRLPDRRLAPADKPPWSLRELAGTFYVSPRRNPDFAWAFLSRFLLVTAYAFLVTYQAYYLIAQLGSSEDAVPRQVYLGTVTQSIALVAVAPVAGRLSDRLGRRKVFVMSAAATYAVALFVIAGASTVSGYLVGMAIGGLGFGMYMAVDLALVVDVLSDPSAAAKDLGVLNIAGALPFALAPALSPLLLSAGHGSYAVLYAVAGACALAGAAAVAPIRRVR; from the coding sequence GTGGGGTGGGGCTTCATCGTCCTGTACGCCGTCTCCTACACCGGCGGGTCCCTGCTCTTCCTCGCCCCGCTCCTGGTGTCCCTGGCTCTCAAGGTGAACGACCTCGTCGGCATCGACGCCGCCCCCCGCAACCTCGCACTGGTCACCGGCGTCGGGTCGCTGCTCGCCATCATCGCCAACCCCCTTTTCGGCCGGCTCAGCGACCGCACCACGTCCAGGGTGGGGATGCGGCGGCCCTGGATGGTGACCGGCGTCGCCGTCGGCGCCGCCGGCACGCTGGTCGTCGCCACGGCCTCGAACATCGCGACCGTGCTCATCGGCTGGTGCGTCTGCCAGGTCTTCTTCAACGCCACCCTGGCCGCCCAGGCAGCCGTGCTGCCCGACCAGGTACCCAGCCAACAACGCGGGCTGGTCTCCGGCCTCCTCGGGCTCAGCGTCCCCGCCGCGTCGGTGGCTGGGACCTACCTGGTGCAGTCGTTCGACTACTCGACCGTCCTGATGTTCACCGTGCCGTGCGCCGTCGGAGGGATCGCGGTGCTTCTCTTCACCTGGCGGCTACCCGACAGACGCCTCGCCCCAGCAGACAAACCGCCGTGGTCGCTGCGTGAACTGGCCGGGACGTTCTACGTCAGTCCGCGCCGCAACCCGGACTTCGCGTGGGCGTTCCTGTCCCGGTTCCTCCTCGTCACCGCCTACGCGTTCCTCGTCACCTACCAGGCCTACTACCTCATCGCCCAGCTCGGCAGCAGTGAGGACGCGGTGCCACGGCAGGTCTACCTCGGCACCGTCACCCAGTCCATTGCCTTGGTAGCAGTCGCACCGGTAGCCGGGCGACTCTCCGACCGCCTGGGCCGTCGGAAAGTCTTCGTGATGAGTGCCGCCGCCACCTACGCGGTGGCCCTGTTCGTCATCGCCGGCGCCAGCACCGTGAGCGGGTATCTGGTCGGGATGGCTATCGGAGGGCTGGGGTTCGGCATGTACATGGCCGTCGACCTCGCGCTTGTCGTTGACGTCCTTTCCGACCCCTCCGCAGCGGCCAAGGACCTCGGCGTCCTCAACATCGCCGGAGCCCTGCCGTTCGCTCTCGCCCCCGCGCTCTCACCCCTCCTGCTTTCAGCGGGGCACGGCAGCTACGCCGTCCTGTACGCCGTTGCCGGAGCCTGCGCACTCGCAGGCGCGGCCGCAGTGGCACCCATCCGACGGGTCAGGTAG
- a CDS encoding acyl-CoA dehydrogenase family protein, whose protein sequence is MSDLDHLGLEDSPMSDFLGFELLLDDEDRDLLSRVRAFMTREVEPVINDYWTRAAFPHDLVPGIAKLGIAGLAYDGPGCPNRGALVDGMVAMELGRVDPSIATFMGVHGGLAMGSIHLCGSDEQRERWLPAMARMEMIGAFGLTEPDVGSAISAGLATSARRDGDDWVINGEKKWIGNAAFADLVVIWARDEEDKQVKGFVVEQGTEGMSFDKQEDKIALRVVQNAEIHLHDVRVPEANRLQQADSFRSTADVLRVTRMSVAWQAAGCARGAFEHSLRYTKARQQFGRPIASFQMVQDLLVKMLSNVTASTAMNVRASQLQDAGLLKDEHASLCKAHATVRMREAVGWAREVLGGNGILLEHHVGRFVADAEAIYSYEGTREINTLIVGRAITGESAFV, encoded by the coding sequence ATGAGCGACCTCGACCACCTCGGACTCGAGGACTCCCCGATGTCGGACTTCCTCGGCTTCGAGCTGCTGCTCGACGACGAGGATCGCGACCTGCTCAGCAGGGTGCGCGCGTTCATGACGCGTGAGGTCGAGCCGGTCATCAACGACTACTGGACCCGCGCGGCGTTCCCGCACGACCTGGTGCCAGGCATCGCGAAGCTCGGCATCGCCGGCCTGGCCTACGACGGACCCGGCTGTCCCAACCGCGGGGCCTTGGTCGACGGCATGGTCGCTATGGAGCTCGGCCGGGTCGACCCGTCGATTGCCACCTTCATGGGCGTCCACGGCGGCTTGGCGATGGGCTCGATCCACCTTTGCGGCTCCGACGAGCAGCGCGAGCGCTGGCTGCCCGCGATGGCCCGGATGGAGATGATCGGTGCGTTCGGCCTGACCGAGCCCGACGTCGGCTCGGCGATCTCGGCCGGTCTCGCCACCAGTGCCCGGCGTGACGGCGACGACTGGGTCATCAACGGTGAGAAGAAGTGGATCGGCAACGCCGCGTTCGCCGACCTCGTCGTGATCTGGGCGCGCGACGAGGAGGACAAGCAGGTCAAAGGTTTCGTCGTCGAGCAGGGCACCGAGGGGATGAGCTTCGACAAGCAGGAGGACAAAATCGCCCTGCGCGTCGTCCAGAACGCCGAGATCCACCTCCACGACGTCCGCGTGCCCGAGGCCAACCGGCTGCAGCAGGCCGACAGCTTCCGGTCCACTGCCGACGTGCTGCGCGTGACCCGGATGAGCGTTGCCTGGCAGGCGGCTGGATGTGCGCGCGGCGCCTTCGAACATTCACTGCGCTACACCAAGGCCCGCCAGCAGTTCGGTCGGCCGATCGCCTCGTTCCAGATGGTGCAGGACCTGCTCGTGAAGATGCTCAGCAACGTCACCGCCTCCACGGCCATGAACGTGCGCGCCTCGCAGCTGCAAGATGCCGGCCTGCTCAAGGACGAGCACGCCTCGCTGTGCAAGGCGCACGCGACCGTGCGGATGCGCGAGGCCGTGGGCTGGGCGCGCGAGGTCCTCGGCGGCAACGGCATCCTGCTCGAGCACCACGTGGGCCGCTTCGTCGCCGACGCTGAGGCGATCTACTCCTACGAGGGCACCCGAGAGATCAACACCCTGATCGTAGGGCGGGCCATCACCGGCGAAAGCGCCTTCGTCTGA
- a CDS encoding ABC transporter permease has translation MTIHVSSAAADGAAVSADAAPTRRTTARPPGRVPLTRLVRVELRKSFDTRSGRWLLASLGLAAVLTTGAIIAWSPTSELAYSQFTLAIGVPMTIILPIIAVLSVTSEWSQRSGLATFTLVPHRGRVVLAKAVAAVLVTAPATAVAFAVGAVGNLVGAAWADVPTVWDQSLADVGYFAAGQTLLLLVGFVLGALIRSSSGAIVGYMMYGFVAPGLLAFLAFSQDWFADARPWLDAKYSQDALLRGQLSGDGWSHLVVTTLVWLAVPMVVAVVNVLRSEVK, from the coding sequence ATGACCATCCACGTGTCCTCCGCCGCGGCAGATGGTGCCGCGGTCAGTGCCGACGCCGCGCCGACCCGGCGTACCACCGCCCGGCCCCCAGGGCGGGTGCCGTTGACTCGGCTGGTGCGGGTCGAGCTCCGGAAGAGCTTCGACACCCGTTCCGGTCGGTGGCTGCTGGCCAGTCTCGGCCTTGCCGCGGTCCTCACCACGGGCGCCATCATCGCGTGGTCGCCCACCTCGGAGCTCGCCTACAGCCAGTTCACGCTGGCCATCGGCGTTCCGATGACCATCATCCTGCCCATTATCGCGGTCCTGTCGGTGACCTCGGAGTGGAGCCAACGCTCCGGGTTGGCGACGTTCACCCTCGTTCCGCACCGGGGACGCGTGGTGCTGGCCAAGGCCGTCGCGGCCGTCCTCGTCACGGCCCCGGCAACTGCGGTCGCGTTCGCCGTCGGGGCGGTCGGCAACCTCGTCGGAGCGGCGTGGGCCGACGTCCCGACCGTCTGGGACCAGTCGCTGGCCGACGTCGGCTACTTCGCAGCCGGCCAGACGCTGCTGCTGCTGGTCGGGTTCGTCCTCGGGGCGCTCATCCGGAGCAGCTCGGGCGCCATCGTCGGCTACATGATGTACGGGTTCGTCGCGCCGGGCCTGCTGGCGTTTCTGGCGTTCAGCCAGGACTGGTTCGCTGATGCCCGGCCGTGGCTCGATGCGAAGTACAGCCAGGATGCGCTGCTGCGGGGACAGCTGAGCGGCGACGGCTGGTCGCACCTGGTGGTGACGACTCTGGTGTGGCTGGCTGTCCCGATGGTGGTCGCGGTCGTGAACGTGCTCCGTTCGGAGGTGAAGTGA
- a CDS encoding LuxR C-terminal-related transcriptional regulator, with protein MVDALVHTKMAFPRTRTELVRRPRLTESLRGAEDAALVLVSAPAGFGKTTLVASALDDVTPVAWVSLDARDGDGTRFWTYTLHALEAASPGCASVALTLLEAGNGRFDEVVAGLVNELSVRPDPLTLVWDDYHLADTPQVSDGVALLLEHRPSQLRLVISTRADPALPLSRLRARGQLVEFRAADLRFTATETGLYLNRVHELGLATGDVEALESRTEGWAAALQLAALSLRGREDAKGFIDSFAGDDRYVVDYLVDEVLDQQPIQLRRFLLDTSVLDRLSGPLCDAVAGPADGMPGSAVLELFERRNLLLVPLDDHRRWYRYHHLFGDVLNARLLAERPEDVADLHGRASAWYEAAGEVEAAVRHAFAAGASDRAADLIEMAAPELRRQRVESLLRSWVPLVPPEVLAQRPVLASNLVGALMASNTFDDVEDRLDALERTLMSPPESLTIRDEVEWARLPALVATQRAGLALVGGDVPATLAHADAALARAAAGDQLTVASASALKGLASWANGDLLTALHAYQAATRGLVATGHVSDALGCTVTVVDLELQRGNLDGARDAAGHALDLVEAPGGNPGHPRGGVTRGTADMWTALARVAWERGNAQEAAQHLGRAGDLGEAAGLPQQPYRWRVAMAHLRESEGDTTAAAALLSEASRLFNSDFSPNVRPVPAVLARLHLRIGDLAAARSWAAAAGVDVDDDMDYRREYEHLTLARLLLAEHRAAGDPDRLDRAAGLLVRLEVAATEAERTAARVEALLLLAVVADAKGRADQALSRVQEAVELTRPGGWVRPFVDAGPRAVELLGQLRGDARFMDAVTAAAGGSRRPAARREERSPSAGGVEPLVEPLSGRELDVLRLLGSDLDGPAIARHLGVSLPTVRTHTQHIYAKLGVNNRRAAVRRAHQLHL; from the coding sequence ATGGTTGACGCCTTGGTGCACACCAAGATGGCGTTCCCGCGCACCCGGACGGAGCTGGTGCGCCGGCCGCGGCTGACCGAATCGCTGAGGGGCGCAGAAGACGCCGCGTTGGTTCTGGTGTCGGCTCCGGCGGGGTTCGGAAAGACGACCCTGGTCGCTTCGGCGCTCGACGACGTTACCCCGGTGGCGTGGGTGTCGCTGGACGCTCGGGACGGTGACGGCACCCGGTTCTGGACCTACACACTGCATGCGCTGGAAGCAGCAAGCCCCGGATGTGCGAGCGTCGCCCTGACGCTGCTCGAGGCCGGCAACGGCCGGTTCGACGAGGTGGTCGCGGGTCTGGTCAACGAGCTGAGTGTGCGGCCGGATCCGCTGACCCTGGTCTGGGACGACTACCACCTGGCCGACACGCCTCAGGTCAGCGACGGCGTCGCGCTGCTGCTGGAGCATCGGCCTTCGCAGCTGCGCCTGGTCATCAGCACGCGTGCTGACCCGGCGCTCCCTCTGTCTCGTCTGCGTGCCCGCGGTCAGCTGGTCGAGTTCCGTGCTGCGGACCTGCGGTTCACCGCCACGGAGACCGGTCTGTACCTGAACCGTGTCCACGAGCTCGGTCTGGCGACCGGCGACGTGGAGGCGTTGGAATCGCGGACCGAGGGGTGGGCGGCAGCGTTGCAGCTGGCTGCCTTGTCGTTGCGTGGTCGGGAGGATGCGAAGGGGTTCATCGACTCGTTCGCCGGGGACGACCGGTATGTCGTGGACTACCTGGTCGACGAGGTGCTCGACCAGCAGCCCATTCAGCTTCGACGTTTCCTGCTGGACACCTCGGTCCTGGACCGCCTGAGCGGCCCGCTCTGTGATGCGGTCGCCGGACCAGCCGACGGCATGCCCGGCAGTGCGGTGCTGGAGCTGTTCGAACGCCGCAACCTGCTCCTGGTCCCACTGGACGACCACCGCCGTTGGTACCGCTACCACCATCTGTTCGGGGACGTGCTAAACGCGAGGCTGCTCGCCGAACGCCCTGAGGACGTCGCTGACCTGCATGGGCGGGCGAGTGCCTGGTACGAGGCGGCCGGCGAGGTGGAGGCGGCTGTCCGGCACGCCTTCGCGGCCGGCGCCTCGGACCGGGCCGCGGACCTCATCGAGATGGCCGCCCCGGAACTGCGCCGTCAGCGGGTCGAAAGCCTTCTGCGGAGCTGGGTGCCACTCGTCCCGCCCGAGGTGTTGGCGCAACGCCCGGTGCTGGCCAGCAATCTCGTGGGCGCGCTGATGGCGAGCAACACCTTCGACGACGTCGAAGACCGGCTGGACGCACTCGAGCGCACCCTGATGTCCCCGCCTGAGTCGTTGACCATCCGGGACGAGGTCGAGTGGGCGCGGTTGCCGGCGCTGGTGGCCACACAACGGGCGGGATTGGCGCTGGTCGGCGGGGACGTGCCCGCCACGCTCGCGCACGCCGACGCCGCGCTGGCCCGGGCCGCGGCGGGCGACCAGCTGACGGTGGCCTCCGCGTCGGCGCTGAAGGGTCTGGCGTCCTGGGCGAACGGGGACCTGCTCACGGCTCTGCATGCATACCAGGCAGCCACCCGGGGACTTGTGGCGACGGGGCACGTCTCGGACGCCCTGGGCTGCACGGTGACCGTGGTCGACCTCGAGCTGCAACGCGGCAACCTGGACGGGGCCCGGGACGCAGCCGGGCATGCCCTCGATCTGGTTGAGGCCCCCGGTGGGAACCCGGGGCACCCCCGCGGAGGGGTGACTCGAGGGACGGCGGACATGTGGACTGCGCTGGCTCGCGTGGCTTGGGAACGAGGCAACGCCCAGGAAGCAGCACAGCACCTGGGTCGGGCCGGTGACCTGGGTGAGGCTGCCGGGTTGCCGCAGCAGCCCTACCGGTGGCGGGTCGCGATGGCCCACCTGCGGGAGAGCGAGGGCGACACGACCGCCGCAGCCGCCCTGCTCTCGGAGGCTTCGCGTCTGTTCAACAGCGACTTCTCACCCAACGTGCGCCCCGTCCCGGCCGTCCTGGCACGACTGCACCTCCGGATCGGCGACCTCGCGGCAGCCCGCAGCTGGGCCGCGGCCGCCGGTGTGGACGTCGATGACGACATGGACTACCGGCGCGAGTACGAGCACCTGACCCTGGCACGCTTGCTGCTCGCCGAGCATCGGGCCGCCGGCGACCCAGATCGCCTCGACCGGGCAGCCGGGCTGTTGGTGCGGCTTGAGGTTGCCGCGACGGAGGCAGAACGGACCGCCGCCCGCGTGGAGGCGCTGCTGCTCCTGGCCGTCGTTGCGGATGCCAAAGGTCGCGCTGACCAAGCTCTCTCCCGGGTGCAGGAGGCCGTGGAGCTGACGCGACCGGGCGGCTGGGTGCGCCCCTTCGTGGACGCGGGACCCCGCGCAGTGGAGCTGCTCGGCCAGCTGCGCGGGGACGCCCGCTTCATGGACGCGGTGACGGCTGCCGCCGGCGGAAGCCGGCGACCAGCCGCACGTCGAGAGGAGCGCTCGCCGTCGGCCGGCGGGGTGGAGCCGCTGGTGGAGCCGCTGAGCGGTCGCGAGCTCGACGTCCTCCGACTTCTCGGCTCGGACCTCGACGGTCCGGCCATCGCCCGCCACCTGGGCGTGTCCCTACCGACCGTGCGGACCCACACCCAGCACATCTACGCCAAGCTCGGCGTGAACAACCGTCGGGCCGCGGTGCGACGCGCCCACCAGCTCCACCTCTGA
- a CDS encoding DUF4386 domain-containing protein, which translates to MTAIQHTRTIDRQQVTDPMRRTATIVGWLFVVTYVTSIAAKIGFYPPLFDGNYVTGPGQDTRVLWGAFFEAILIVANIGTATAMYTVMKRRHPNLAISFVTARVMESVFIGVGILAVLTVVTLRQDYAATGDQSAAGLAAVGDAFLAMQQWTFNLGPAFVVGVGNGCILGWMMFRTGLVPRRLAILGLIGGPLIVASGSAAILHLIEPGGAVQELSAAPEFFWELGLGIYLIVKGFKTPSASVQSSTGQPAVTR; encoded by the coding sequence ATGACCGCCATCCAGCACACCCGCACCATTGACCGTCAGCAGGTCACGGACCCGATGCGACGCACAGCCACCATCGTCGGCTGGCTGTTCGTCGTGACCTACGTGACCTCGATCGCGGCCAAGATCGGGTTCTACCCGCCGCTGTTCGACGGCAACTACGTCACTGGCCCCGGGCAGGACACGCGCGTCCTGTGGGGTGCCTTCTTCGAGGCCATCCTCATCGTCGCCAACATCGGCACCGCGACCGCGATGTACACCGTGATGAAGCGGCGACACCCCAACCTCGCCATCAGCTTCGTCACCGCTCGCGTCATGGAGTCCGTGTTCATCGGCGTCGGCATCCTGGCAGTCCTCACCGTCGTCACGCTTCGGCAGGACTACGCAGCCACCGGCGACCAGTCCGCGGCCGGCCTCGCCGCCGTCGGAGACGCCTTCCTCGCAATGCAGCAGTGGACCTTCAACCTCGGACCCGCGTTCGTCGTCGGCGTCGGCAACGGCTGCATCCTCGGCTGGATGATGTTCCGTACCGGTCTGGTGCCGCGCCGTCTGGCGATTCTCGGCCTGATCGGCGGCCCGCTCATCGTCGCCTCCGGGTCCGCAGCCATACTGCACCTCATCGAGCCTGGCGGCGCAGTGCAGGAGCTCTCGGCCGCACCGGAGTTCTTCTGGGAGCTCGGCCTGGGCATCTACCTCATCGTGAAGGGCTTCAAGACCCCCTCCGCGAGCGTCCAGAGCAGCACGGGCCAGCCGGCGGTGACGCGATGA
- the phaZ gene encoding poly(3-hydroxyalkanoate) depolymerase, with amino-acid sequence MTAEHARSRADDHVRNVTVRGIAARVSVRPGVGSHTDKPPLLLCNGIGTSLEALQPLVDQLHPDRGLVRFDVPGVGGSALPPFPYPIAGLASWVTALMAQLGHRRFDVLGLSWGGGLAQQLAVQAPRRVRRVVLVATGTGALMVPARPRVLKIMATPRRHRDPAYAAKVASEIYGGSMRTDGARGAALLHGATRSGPKRGYYYQLASMAGWTSLPFLGLLRQPTLVMGGDDDPIIPVANPKLQAALIPHSQLHIYQGGHLGVLTEADELAPIIDRFLDGDSPDPMNRDQENTR; translated from the coding sequence ATGACCGCTGAGCACGCACGGTCGCGGGCCGACGACCACGTCCGCAACGTCACGGTTCGAGGCATCGCCGCTCGCGTCTCGGTCCGGCCAGGTGTGGGCTCCCACACAGACAAGCCCCCGCTGCTGCTCTGCAACGGCATCGGCACCAGCCTGGAGGCGCTGCAGCCGCTGGTCGACCAGTTGCACCCCGACCGCGGACTGGTGCGCTTCGACGTACCCGGCGTCGGCGGCTCGGCGCTACCTCCATTTCCGTATCCCATAGCCGGGCTGGCTTCGTGGGTGACCGCATTGATGGCCCAGCTGGGTCACCGCCGCTTCGACGTCCTCGGTCTCTCCTGGGGCGGCGGGCTTGCGCAACAGCTGGCCGTGCAAGCGCCGCGCCGCGTACGCCGGGTGGTGCTCGTCGCGACCGGCACCGGAGCGCTGATGGTGCCTGCCCGCCCACGCGTGCTGAAGATCATGGCGACACCGCGACGACACCGCGACCCTGCCTATGCGGCCAAGGTGGCGTCGGAGATCTACGGCGGATCGATGCGCACCGACGGCGCACGCGGTGCAGCCCTCCTGCACGGCGCCACCCGCTCGGGTCCCAAGCGTGGCTACTACTACCAGCTGGCCTCCATGGCCGGCTGGACGAGCCTTCCGTTCCTGGGCCTCCTGCGGCAGCCGACGCTGGTAATGGGCGGTGACGACGACCCGATCATCCCGGTCGCCAACCCGAAGTTGCAGGCCGCCCTGATCCCACACTCGCAGCTGCACATCTACCAGGGCGGACACCTCGGCGTCCTGACCGAGGCTGACGAGCTCGCACCGATCATCGACAGATTCCTCGACGGCGACAGCCCGGACCCGATGAACCGAGACCAGGAGAACACCAGATGA
- a CDS encoding NAD(P)/FAD-dependent oxidoreductase, which yields MSTNEIQNPTSAAAPDGREYDVVVVGGGAAGLSAALVLGRARRRVAVVDAGQPRNAPAAHMHGFLGSDGLPPAELLARGRTEVASYGVELVAGAVTAVAPSEGAPTSTSARRRFQVTLNDRSVLETRAVLVTTGLRDEVPDVPGVRERWGRDLLHCPYCHGYEVADQPIGILAGDPATTAESLAHAHIVRQWSDDVVFFANGATLTAAQREELVARAIGIVDEPVVSLAVEDDHLTGVVIAGGRNVPRTAVFVRPRFVPNDSLLVDLGCTVRDTGWVQVDGTGATSIPGVWAAGNATNPRAQVITAAGEGSAAAIAINNNLVDEDLPIAVSDVRPGLPA from the coding sequence ATGAGCACGAACGAGATCCAGAACCCCACCAGCGCTGCTGCTCCCGACGGCCGCGAGTACGACGTAGTCGTCGTCGGCGGCGGCGCAGCCGGACTGTCCGCTGCCCTGGTGCTCGGCCGGGCCCGCCGCCGAGTCGCCGTCGTCGACGCCGGACAGCCCCGCAACGCGCCCGCCGCGCACATGCACGGGTTCCTGGGGTCCGACGGCCTCCCGCCCGCTGAGCTCCTCGCGCGAGGTCGCACCGAAGTCGCCAGCTACGGCGTCGAGCTCGTCGCCGGCGCAGTCACCGCCGTCGCGCCCAGCGAGGGCGCACCGACGTCTACGTCTGCGCGGCGCCGGTTCCAGGTCACCCTGAACGACCGATCCGTCCTCGAGACGCGTGCCGTCCTGGTCACCACCGGCCTGCGGGACGAGGTCCCTGACGTGCCCGGTGTCCGCGAACGGTGGGGACGCGACCTCCTCCACTGTCCGTACTGCCACGGGTACGAGGTCGCCGACCAGCCCATCGGCATCCTCGCCGGCGACCCTGCCACGACCGCCGAGTCACTGGCCCACGCCCACATCGTCCGGCAGTGGTCCGACGACGTCGTCTTCTTCGCCAACGGGGCCACCCTCACCGCAGCCCAGCGCGAAGAGCTCGTTGCCCGCGCCATCGGCATCGTCGACGAGCCCGTCGTCAGCCTGGCTGTCGAGGACGACCACCTCACCGGTGTCGTCATCGCCGGCGGCCGCAACGTGCCCCGCACCGCGGTGTTCGTCCGACCCCGGTTCGTCCCCAACGACAGCCTCCTCGTCGACCTCGGATGCACCGTCCGAGACACCGGCTGGGTCCAGGTGGACGGCACCGGTGCCACCAGCATTCCCGGCGTCTGGGCCGCTGGGAACGCCACGAACCCCCGCGCCCAGGTCATCACCGCCGCCGGCGAGGGGTCCGCTGCCGCCATTGCCATCAACAACAACCTCGTCGACGAGGATCTCCCCATCGCCGTCAGCGACGTCCGGCCCGGCCTCCCGGCCTGA
- a CDS encoding ABC transporter ATP-binding protein has translation MTKTYGSFTAVDDVSFTARPGRVTGFLGPNGAGKSTTLRVVVGLTPPDHGIAHVLGRRFRDMPNPGREVGVLLDASAQHAGRTGREVLSIAQTTMGLPRRRVAEVLGAVGLSEAEATRRLGDYSLGMRQRLGLAHALLGDPEVLILDEPANGLDPAGIRWMRDLLRGYADRGATVLLSSHLLHEIEVVADDLVVIGHGHVVADGAKDNLLAGAGTYVATRHPGPLAQALTSAGLVHHSDHSSEVAGSPTPAVFRVDADAERVGHVAWTAGVALTELRAADGAGLEEMFLTLTADTQRDRHPAAALQGAVA, from the coding sequence GTGACCAAGACCTACGGATCCTTCACCGCCGTCGACGACGTCTCCTTCACCGCCCGCCCCGGCCGGGTCACCGGGTTCCTGGGACCCAACGGCGCCGGGAAGTCGACCACCCTGCGGGTCGTCGTCGGTCTCACCCCACCCGACCACGGCATCGCACACGTGCTCGGGCGCCGGTTCCGGGACATGCCCAACCCAGGCAGGGAGGTGGGTGTCCTCCTCGACGCGTCCGCCCAGCACGCCGGGCGGACCGGTCGGGAGGTGCTGAGCATCGCGCAGACCACGATGGGCCTACCCCGCCGCAGGGTGGCCGAGGTGCTCGGCGCGGTCGGGCTCAGCGAAGCCGAGGCGACCCGGCGGCTGGGGGACTACTCGCTGGGGATGCGGCAGCGGCTCGGGCTCGCCCATGCCCTCCTCGGAGACCCGGAGGTCCTGATCCTCGACGAGCCGGCCAACGGCCTCGATCCGGCCGGCATCCGCTGGATGCGGGACCTGCTGCGCGGCTACGCCGACCGTGGCGCCACCGTCCTCCTGTCCAGCCACCTGCTGCACGAGATCGAGGTCGTCGCCGATGACCTGGTCGTCATCGGGCACGGGCACGTGGTCGCTGACGGTGCGAAGGACAACCTGCTGGCCGGTGCCGGCACCTACGTCGCCACCCGCCACCCCGGTCCGCTCGCCCAGGCCCTGACCAGCGCTGGGCTCGTCCACCACAGCGACCACAGCAGTGAAGTGGCCGGTTCGCCGACACCTGCGGTGTTCCGCGTGGACGCAGACGCCGAGCGTGTCGGCCACGTCGCGTGGACCGCTGGGGTCGCCCTCACCGAGCTCCGAGCTGCCGACGGCGCGGGCCTGGAGGAGATGTTCCTGACCCTGACCGCCGACACCCAACGCGACCGGCACCCGGCCGCCGCTTTGCAAGGAGCAGTCGCATGA